One window of the Capnocytophaga haemolytica genome contains the following:
- a CDS encoding purine-nucleoside phosphorylase, translated as MQQIYDRINETARIIQSYISEHTPEFAIILGSGLSKLEDEVEVISEISYKNIPNFPKSTVAGHKGKLVYGKIQGRYVLMMAGRVHYYEGYSMQEVTYPIRVFKQLGINRLILSNASGGVNPNFSIGDVMIIRDHINLFPEHPLRGKNLDEFGARFPDMSKPYSHTMIATLEEIAKKQGIKVQKGVYVGLQGPTFETPAEYGMVRILGGDAVGMSTVPEVIVARHQGMEVCALSVITDLGGPDISPNVSHEEVLNAANIAMPNVVKLVKGLIEIYK; from the coding sequence ATGCAACAGATTTACGATAGGATTAACGAGACGGCACGTATCATACAGTCGTACATTTCAGAGCATACACCTGAGTTTGCTATTATTTTGGGGTCTGGACTGAGCAAGTTGGAGGATGAGGTAGAGGTGATTTCGGAGATCAGCTATAAGAATATCCCTAACTTTCCGAAATCGACCGTAGCAGGGCACAAGGGGAAGCTCGTCTACGGTAAGATACAAGGGCGCTATGTGCTTATGATGGCAGGGCGCGTGCATTATTACGAAGGCTATTCGATGCAAGAGGTTACCTACCCGATACGAGTGTTCAAGCAGTTGGGCATCAATAGACTGATACTCTCAAATGCCTCAGGGGGGGTAAACCCTAACTTTTCGATTGGCGATGTGATGATCATCCGCGACCATATCAATTTATTTCCTGAGCATCCGCTTCGTGGTAAGAATTTAGACGAGTTTGGAGCGCGTTTTCCTGATATGAGCAAGCCTTATAGCCATACGATGATTGCTACCTTAGAGGAAATAGCTAAAAAACAAGGGATTAAGGTGCAGAAAGGGGTGTACGTAGGCTTGCAGGGTCCTACCTTTGAGACGCCTGCCGAGTATGGTATGGTGCGTATCTTAGGAGGAGACGCTGTAGGTATGAGCACTGTGCCAGAGGTGATTGTGGCGCGCCATCAAGGGATGGAGGTATGTGCCCTTTCGGTGATTACGGACTTAGGAGGTCCTGACATTTCGCCAAATGTATCGCACGAGGAGGTGCTCAATGCGGCAAATATAGCAATGCCAAATGTAGTGAAGTTAGTAAAAGGATTGATTGAGATTTATAAGTAA